In one Cellulomonas sp. JZ18 genomic region, the following are encoded:
- a CDS encoding UDP-glucose/GDP-mannose dehydrogenase family protein: MTVIGTGYLGATHAVCMAALGFDVLGVDVDAAKVARLAAGEVPFFEPGLQELLVEALASGRLRFTTDYAEAGAFGDVHFVCVGTPQRKDSLAADLSYVYAAVDALAPHLTRRALVVGKSTVQIGTAQALTERLQASAPAGTDVELAWNPEFLREGYAVQDTLTPDRLVFGTSSAWASAQLAEAFRPVLDRGTPLVECDLATAELVKVAANSFLATKISYINAMAEVCEATGADVNLLAKALSFDDRIGGRFLKPGLGFGGGCLPKDIRAFAARAAELGVGQAVSFLHEVDAINTRRRQRTVDLVREVAGGSLAGVRVAALGAAFKPNSDDIRDAPALDVARMLHEEGAIVQVYDPEAMGNARRAYPELTYAESLPAAVHRADVVVLLTEWAQFRTADPEMMGWLVAHRRVVDGRHALDADAYRAAGWDYRALGRPLLPRTVELTSSAADEVDLATALALAGQAVSATR; the protein is encoded by the coding sequence ATGACCGTCATCGGCACCGGCTACCTGGGCGCGACCCACGCCGTGTGCATGGCGGCGCTCGGCTTCGACGTCCTGGGCGTCGACGTGGACGCGGCGAAGGTCGCACGCCTCGCCGCGGGCGAGGTGCCGTTCTTCGAGCCCGGCCTGCAGGAGCTGCTGGTGGAGGCGCTCGCGAGCGGCCGGCTGCGGTTCACCACGGACTACGCCGAGGCGGGCGCGTTCGGCGACGTGCACTTCGTGTGCGTCGGCACGCCGCAGCGCAAGGACTCCCTGGCCGCGGACCTGTCGTACGTGTACGCGGCGGTCGACGCGCTCGCGCCGCACCTGACGCGACGCGCGCTCGTGGTCGGCAAGTCGACGGTGCAGATCGGCACCGCGCAGGCGCTCACCGAGCGGCTGCAGGCGTCCGCGCCGGCCGGCACCGACGTCGAGCTCGCGTGGAACCCCGAGTTCCTGCGCGAGGGCTACGCGGTGCAGGACACGCTGACGCCGGACCGGCTCGTGTTCGGCACGTCGTCCGCGTGGGCGTCGGCGCAGCTCGCCGAGGCCTTCCGCCCGGTGCTCGACCGGGGCACGCCGCTCGTGGAGTGCGACCTCGCGACCGCCGAGCTCGTGAAGGTCGCGGCGAACTCGTTCCTCGCGACGAAGATCTCCTACATCAACGCGATGGCGGAGGTCTGCGAGGCCACGGGCGCCGACGTGAACCTGCTGGCGAAGGCGCTGTCGTTCGACGACCGCATCGGCGGCCGGTTCCTCAAGCCGGGTCTCGGCTTCGGCGGCGGCTGCCTGCCCAAGGACATCCGCGCGTTCGCCGCGCGGGCGGCGGAGCTCGGCGTCGGGCAGGCGGTGTCGTTCCTGCACGAGGTCGACGCCATCAACACCCGCCGCCGGCAGCGCACGGTGGACCTCGTCCGCGAGGTCGCCGGCGGCTCCCTCGCGGGCGTGCGCGTCGCGGCCCTGGGCGCGGCGTTCAAGCCCAACTCCGACGACATCCGCGACGCCCCGGCGCTCGACGTCGCCCGCATGCTGCACGAGGAGGGCGCGATCGTGCAGGTGTACGACCCCGAGGCGATGGGCAACGCGCGCCGCGCCTACCCCGAGCTCACCTACGCCGAGAGCCTGCCCGCGGCCGTGCACCGCGCGGACGTCGTCGTGCTGCTGACGGAGTGGGCGCAGTTCCGCACCGCCGACCCGGAGATGATGGGCTGGCTCGTCGCCCACCGTCGCGTCGTCGACGGCCGGCACGCCCTCGACGCCGACGCGTACCGCGCCGCGGGCTGGGACTACCGCGCGCTGGGCCGTCCGCTGCTGCCGCGCACGGTCGAGCTCACGTCGTCCGCGGCGGACGAGGTCGACCTCGCGACGGCCCTGGCGCTGGCGGGCCAGGCGGTCTCGGCGACGCGCTGA
- a CDS encoding AIM24 family protein produces MRSEIFDQSNLEVPGTSRFVLQNRKMLKVTLGEPVIAAKGVMVAYQGAVQFQHKGADSLAKFVKRAISSDDQALMTVHGQGDVFFARYAHDVFILELEGDAISIGGSNVLAFDANLQWDLHRTRGAGMMTGGLFSTLIHGHGAVALTSDGTPVILDCSQQPTFVDPNAAVCWSANLSPEIVSSMNVSSLLRGGTGEAFQYKFHGPGFVIVQPSEGFPVVTQG; encoded by the coding sequence ATGCGCAGCGAGATCTTCGACCAGTCCAACCTCGAGGTGCCGGGCACCAGCCGCTTCGTCCTGCAGAACCGCAAGATGCTCAAGGTGACGCTGGGCGAGCCGGTGATCGCCGCCAAGGGCGTCATGGTCGCCTACCAGGGCGCCGTGCAGTTCCAGCACAAGGGCGCCGACAGCCTCGCGAAGTTCGTCAAGCGGGCCATCAGCAGCGACGACCAGGCGCTCATGACCGTGCACGGGCAGGGCGACGTGTTCTTCGCCCGCTACGCGCACGACGTGTTCATCCTCGAGCTCGAGGGCGACGCGATCAGCATCGGCGGCAGCAACGTGCTCGCGTTCGACGCGAACCTGCAGTGGGACCTGCACCGCACCCGCGGCGCCGGGATGATGACCGGCGGGCTGTTCTCGACGCTCATCCACGGGCACGGCGCGGTCGCGCTCACGTCCGACGGCACGCCCGTCATCCTCGACTGCTCGCAGCAGCCGACGTTCGTCGACCCGAACGCCGCCGTGTGCTGGTCGGCGAACCTCTCGCCCGAGATCGTGTCGAGCATGAACGTGTCCTCGCTGCTGCGCGGCGGGACGGGTGAGGCGTTCCAGTACAAGTTCCACGGGCCGGGCTTCGTCATCGTGCAGCCGTCCGAGGGCTTCCCGGTGGTGACCCAGGGCTGA
- a CDS encoding transferase — MRKRYEDLETDDGRVVRYFRHSNGGGMVAKGARVADDAYVADGTWVDPGAQVEPGAHIGRHCWVEPGAVVAADAHLATSVHVGRDAVVGRAARIGSRAAVGARARLEDGVVVAPEAHVDEGAEVHRRGFPPHVLAA, encoded by the coding sequence ATGAGGAAGCGATACGAGGATCTCGAGACCGACGACGGCCGGGTCGTCCGCTACTTCCGGCACTCGAACGGCGGCGGCATGGTCGCCAAGGGGGCCCGCGTGGCCGACGACGCGTACGTCGCGGACGGCACGTGGGTGGACCCCGGCGCGCAGGTGGAGCCCGGCGCGCACATCGGACGGCACTGCTGGGTGGAGCCGGGCGCGGTCGTCGCCGCGGACGCGCACCTGGCGACGTCCGTGCACGTGGGACGTGACGCGGTCGTGGGCCGCGCCGCCCGCATCGGCTCCCGTGCCGCGGTCGGTGCCCGCGCCCGGCTGGAGGACGGCGTCGTCGTCGCCCCCGAGGCGCACGTCGACGAGGGCGCCGAGGTGCACCGCCGCGGCTTCCCGCCGCACGTCCTCGCGGCCTGA
- a CDS encoding class I SAM-dependent methyltransferase, which yields MDRHTAAALLVTGLTGGAVLELGSGPRGLAPLLAGRVRRYEALDRSPRATAALTAWLTEHRPDDAWHVATGDLADLPERGDLTPADVVVAVNLNAFWTGVPADAFAAVGGHLRPGGTLVLVLETPDPVDARVRPALLAALDTAGWRWDEHTDAGGPQRLALTAVPVA from the coding sequence GTGGACCGGCACACCGCCGCCGCTCTCCTGGTCACCGGCCTGACGGGCGGCGCCGTCCTGGAGCTCGGCAGCGGACCGCGCGGCCTCGCGCCGCTCCTCGCCGGCCGAGTCCGCCGCTACGAGGCCCTCGACCGCTCCCCCCGTGCCACGGCCGCCCTCACCGCGTGGCTGACCGAGCACCGCCCGGACGACGCGTGGCACGTCGCCACCGGTGACCTGGCGGACCTGCCGGAGCGGGGCGACCTCACGCCCGCCGACGTCGTCGTCGCGGTGAACCTCAACGCGTTCTGGACGGGCGTGCCGGCGGACGCCTTCGCGGCGGTGGGCGGGCACCTGCGTCCCGGCGGCACGCTCGTGCTCGTGCTCGAGACGCCGGACCCGGTCGACGCCCGCGTGCGCCCCGCCCTGCTCGCCGCGCTCGACACCGCCGGGTGGCGCTGGGACGAGCACACGGACGCCGGCGGGCCGCAGCGCCTCGCCCTCACCGCCGTACCGGTGGCCTGA
- a CDS encoding gluconokinase, with protein MGVAGSGKTTLASLLRQRLGWPYAEADEFHPPANIAKMTAGTPLTDEDRWPWLDAIRDWLTAQTHAGQSSIVTCSALKRTYRDVLRSAEGRVRFVHLTAPPELIERRMAHRAGHFMPQTLLPSQLATLEPLAEEEQGVTVVVDVPPDVVADRTLRALGLTAEDRLTVD; from the coding sequence ATGGGTGTGGCCGGGTCGGGCAAGACGACCCTCGCGTCCCTGCTGCGGCAGCGACTCGGGTGGCCGTACGCCGAGGCCGACGAGTTCCACCCGCCGGCCAACATCGCGAAGATGACCGCCGGCACGCCGCTGACCGACGAGGACCGGTGGCCGTGGCTCGACGCGATCCGCGACTGGCTGACGGCCCAGACGCACGCGGGGCAGAGCTCGATCGTCACGTGCTCGGCGCTCAAGCGGACGTACCGGGACGTCCTGCGCTCGGCCGAGGGACGCGTGCGCTTCGTCCACCTCACGGCCCCGCCCGAGCTCATCGAGCGGCGCATGGCGCACCGCGCCGGGCACTTCATGCCGCAGACCCTGCTGCCGTCGCAGCTCGCGACGCTCGAGCCCCTCGCCGAGGAGGAGCAGGGCGTCACCGTCGTCGTCGACGTCCCCCCGGACGTGGTCGCCGACCGCACCCTGCGCGCCCTCGGGCTCACCGCCGAGGACCGGCTGACCGTCGACTGA
- a CDS encoding GyrI-like domain-containing protein → MSHAAPPVLLVSEPTVRVAALRRTVPTDALASFFDAAFPAVATAVAAAGARPAGPAIAWYARVPDATAELTAAVPVADADLGPLGRVGDDAVTVVDLPGGRALATEHVGPYDGIGGAWDRLVAHWRAEHGGTGRGDFWEVYLTDPGDGADPATWRTRLVLPLDPAPTR, encoded by the coding sequence ATGTCGCACGCCGCCCCGCCCGTCCTGCTCGTCTCGGAGCCGACGGTCCGCGTCGCCGCCCTGCGCCGCACGGTCCCCACGGACGCCCTGGCCTCGTTCTTCGACGCCGCGTTCCCGGCGGTCGCGACCGCGGTGGCGGCCGCCGGCGCCCGCCCCGCCGGTCCGGCGATCGCCTGGTACGCCCGGGTGCCCGACGCGACGGCGGAGCTCACGGCCGCCGTCCCGGTCGCGGACGCGGACCTCGGACCGCTCGGCCGGGTGGGCGACGACGCCGTGACCGTCGTCGACCTGCCGGGCGGGCGCGCGCTCGCCACCGAGCACGTCGGCCCGTACGACGGCATCGGGGGCGCGTGGGACCGGCTCGTCGCGCACTGGCGCGCCGAGCACGGCGGTACGGGGCGGGGCGACTTCTGGGAGGTGTACCTGACCGACCCGGGCGACGGCGCCGACCCGGCGACGTGGCGCACGCGGCTCGTCCTGCCGCTGGACCCCGCGCCCACGCGCTGA
- a CDS encoding OsmC family protein: MTTEQDARDLAGDPAPAAEGTTLGAPATATAASDPADPMANAGDTKLWLERTGTRRYVGRSSRGAEVLVGSVGDEGAFTPGELLKIALGACTGLSSDAALARRLGDDVRVTIRVGGPSDPAQDRYPHLTEELEVDLSALDPAARERLLTVVHRAVDQHCTVGRTLHTGATTTLHVTGER, translated from the coding sequence ATGACGACCGAGCAGGACGCGCGCGACCTGGCGGGCGACCCGGCGCCGGCCGCCGAGGGCACCACCCTCGGCGCTCCCGCGACCGCGACCGCCGCCTCCGACCCCGCCGACCCGATGGCCAACGCCGGCGACACGAAGCTCTGGCTCGAGCGCACCGGCACCCGCCGGTACGTCGGCCGCAGCTCCCGCGGCGCCGAGGTGCTCGTCGGCTCCGTCGGCGACGAGGGCGCCTTCACGCCCGGGGAGCTGCTGAAGATCGCGCTCGGCGCGTGCACCGGCCTGTCGAGCGACGCCGCGCTGGCGCGCCGGCTCGGCGACGACGTGCGCGTGACGATCCGCGTGGGCGGGCCGTCGGACCCCGCGCAGGACCGCTACCCGCACCTGACGGAGGAGCTCGAGGTCGACCTCTCGGCGCTCGACCCCGCCGCCCGCGAGCGCCTGCTCACCGTCGTCCACCGCGCCGTCGACCAGCACTGCACGGTGGGGCGCACGCTGCACACGGGCGCGACCACGACCCTCCACGTGACAGGGGAGCGCTGA
- a CDS encoding aldo/keto reductase yields MRTRVLGRTGREVGVVGLGCWQLGGDWGTVGDDTALEVLDAAVDAGVTFLDTADVYGDGRSEKVIGRFLAERPEVAQRVTVATKMGRRANPHEADAYTADAFRAWTDRSRENLGVDTLDLVQLHCPPTAVYSRDDVYDALDALVEERRVAAYGVSVETVDEALTAIARPNVATVQIILNVFRRKPLEQVLPAAAEAGVGIIARVPLASGLLSGKYDESTEFAADDHRTYNRHGEAFDVGETFSGVPYEVGVAAAREVARHTPQGATTAQLALRWIVDQPGVSVVIPGARNPEQARANAAAEQLAPLDDATLDALRDVYDRRVREHVHDRW; encoded by the coding sequence ATGCGGACGAGGGTTCTGGGACGGACGGGACGTGAAGTCGGGGTCGTCGGGCTGGGCTGCTGGCAGCTCGGCGGCGACTGGGGGACGGTCGGCGACGACACGGCGCTCGAGGTGCTCGACGCGGCGGTCGACGCCGGCGTGACGTTCCTCGACACCGCCGACGTGTACGGCGACGGCCGGTCGGAGAAGGTCATCGGCCGGTTCCTGGCCGAGCGGCCGGAGGTCGCGCAGCGCGTGACGGTCGCGACGAAGATGGGCCGCCGCGCGAACCCGCACGAGGCCGACGCGTACACGGCCGACGCGTTCCGCGCCTGGACGGACCGCAGCCGCGAGAACCTCGGCGTCGACACGCTCGACCTCGTGCAGCTGCACTGCCCGCCGACGGCGGTCTACTCCCGCGACGACGTGTACGACGCGCTCGACGCGCTCGTCGAGGAGCGCCGCGTGGCCGCGTACGGCGTCTCGGTCGAGACGGTGGACGAGGCGCTCACGGCGATCGCGCGCCCGAACGTCGCGACGGTGCAGATCATCCTCAACGTCTTCCGCCGCAAGCCGCTGGAGCAGGTGCTGCCGGCGGCCGCCGAGGCGGGCGTCGGCATCATCGCGCGCGTCCCGCTGGCGTCCGGCCTGCTGAGCGGCAAGTACGACGAGTCGACCGAGTTCGCGGCCGACGACCACCGCACCTACAACCGCCACGGCGAGGCGTTCGACGTCGGCGAGACGTTCTCCGGCGTGCCCTACGAGGTCGGCGTCGCTGCTGCCCGCGAGGTCGCCCGGCACACGCCGCAGGGCGCGACGACGGCCCAGCTCGCGCTGCGCTGGATCGTCGACCAGCCGGGCGTCTCCGTCGTCATCCCCGGCGCCCGCAACCCCGAGCAGGCGCGCGCGAACGCCGCCGCGGAGCAGCTCGCGCCGCTCGACGACGCGACGCTCGACGCGCTGCGCGACGTGTACGACCGCCGCGTCCGGGAGCACGTGCACGACCGCTGGTGA
- a CDS encoding SRPBCC family protein — translation MTTPTARAAGPAAPDGVAGTRVTRDVEAPARVAFAVLTDARNHGRWVPQTRVSTDGDPRAGTRIEAVSGPLARFGAPGLPDRMTITTYEPPAGDEAGAAPGVAVYRKDGPLLLGGASIVVRPTGPGRCRVTWEEHVPLAGPLPAALSSRLTAPALAVMLRVVLARAARELAG, via the coding sequence ATGACGACGCCCACCGCGCGAGCCGCGGGCCCCGCCGCCCCCGACGGCGTCGCCGGCACGCGCGTGACGCGGGACGTCGAGGCGCCCGCGCGGGTCGCCTTCGCGGTGCTGACCGACGCCCGGAACCACGGCCGGTGGGTGCCGCAGACGCGGGTGAGCACCGACGGCGACCCCCGTGCGGGCACCCGCATCGAGGCCGTCTCGGGTCCGCTCGCGCGCTTCGGCGCGCCGGGCCTGCCGGACCGGATGACGATCACGACGTACGAGCCGCCCGCCGGTGACGAGGCGGGAGCGGCGCCGGGCGTCGCGGTGTACCGCAAGGACGGGCCCCTCCTGCTGGGCGGCGCGTCCATCGTCGTCCGGCCGACCGGGCCGGGACGGTGCCGCGTCACGTGGGAGGAGCACGTGCCGCTGGCCGGGCCGCTGCCCGCGGCGCTGTCCTCGCGGCTGACGGCTCCGGCGCTCGCCGTCATGCTGCGCGTCGTGCTGGCCCGCGCGGCCCGCGAGCTCGCGGGCTGA
- the ddaH gene encoding dimethylargininase has protein sequence MTAHAPGRTARQYLMCEPTHYTVSYEINPWMDRTRHTDADLAVRQWRRLRDTYLDLGHTVETIDPLPGLPDMVYAANGATVVDGVVYSARFRHPERQPEGPAYQKWFADRGWVTHTAEQVNEGEGDMLVVGRLILAGTGFRTSRAAHAELQELVGHPVISLELVDPHYYHLDTALAVLSADPEDPQIAYYPPAFSPGSRAVLEQLFPDAVLATEQDAAVLGLNAVSDGENVVVAPAATHLAGALRERGYTPVPVDTSELLKGGGGAKCCTLELRR, from the coding sequence ATGACCGCGCACGCCCCCGGCCGCACCGCCCGCCAGTACCTCATGTGCGAGCCCACCCACTACACGGTCTCCTACGAGATCAACCCGTGGATGGACCGCACGCGGCACACGGACGCGGACCTGGCGGTGCGCCAGTGGCGCCGTCTGCGCGACACCTACCTCGACCTCGGGCACACCGTGGAGACGATCGACCCCCTGCCCGGCCTGCCCGACATGGTCTACGCGGCGAACGGCGCGACCGTCGTCGACGGCGTCGTGTACTCCGCGCGGTTCCGCCACCCCGAGCGCCAGCCCGAGGGCCCCGCGTACCAGAAGTGGTTCGCCGACCGCGGCTGGGTCACCCACACCGCCGAGCAGGTCAACGAGGGCGAGGGCGACATGCTCGTCGTCGGGCGGCTGATCCTCGCCGGCACGGGCTTCCGCACCAGCCGCGCGGCGCACGCCGAGCTGCAGGAGCTCGTCGGGCACCCCGTGATCTCCCTCGAGCTCGTGGACCCGCACTACTACCACCTCGACACCGCGCTGGCCGTGCTCTCGGCGGACCCCGAGGACCCGCAGATCGCGTACTACCCGCCCGCCTTCTCGCCCGGTTCGCGCGCGGTGCTCGAGCAGCTCTTCCCCGACGCCGTGCTCGCGACCGAGCAGGACGCGGCCGTGCTGGGCCTCAACGCGGTGTCGGACGGCGAGAACGTCGTCGTCGCCCCGGCGGCCACCCACCTCGCGGGCGCGCTGCGCGAGCGCGGGTACACGCCCGTCCCCGTCGACACGAGCGAGCTGCTCAAGGGCGGCGGCGGGGCGAAGTGCTGCACGCTCGAGCTGCGGCGATGA
- the rocD gene encoding ornithine--oxo-acid transaminase codes for MSTAAAGTASALAPNYHPLPVTLARGDGAWVTDTSGRRYLDLLSAYSALNFGHRHPALVAAAQTQLDRLTLTSRAFDHELLEPFAQALTGLVGPLLAGRSHLVLPMNTGAEAVETAIKASRKWGYEVRGVPADRATIVVADGNFHGRTTTIVSFSTDPDARRGFGPYTPGFVTVPYGDADALARAVDATTVAVLLEPVQGEQGVVVPPDDYLPAVRRVCDDAGVLLVADEIQSGLGRAGSTLACERWDVRPDLVTLGKALGGGLVPVSAVVGRADVLEVLTAGTHGSTFGGNPLACAVGIAVVDLLAPGTLQARARTLGEHLGDRLAALVDDGLLHGLRTIGLWAGVDVAPGLPGGPASGRELCERLLGRGVLAKDTHGATVRLAPPLTVDADDLDRAVDALTEALTAP; via the coding sequence ATGAGCACCGCCGCCGCCGGCACGGCGTCGGCCCTCGCCCCGAACTACCACCCGCTGCCGGTGACCCTCGCGCGCGGCGACGGGGCGTGGGTCACCGACACCTCCGGGCGGCGGTACCTCGACCTGCTCTCGGCGTACTCGGCGCTGAACTTCGGGCACCGGCACCCCGCTCTCGTCGCGGCGGCGCAGACGCAGCTGGACCGGCTCACGCTGACCTCGCGGGCGTTCGACCACGAGCTGCTCGAGCCGTTCGCCCAGGCCCTCACCGGGCTGGTCGGACCGCTGCTCGCGGGGCGCTCGCACCTCGTGCTGCCCATGAACACCGGTGCCGAGGCCGTCGAGACGGCGATCAAGGCGTCCCGCAAGTGGGGCTACGAGGTGCGGGGCGTCCCCGCCGACCGCGCGACGATCGTCGTCGCGGACGGCAACTTCCACGGCCGCACCACGACGATCGTCTCGTTCTCGACGGACCCCGACGCCCGTCGCGGGTTCGGCCCGTACACCCCCGGGTTCGTCACCGTGCCGTACGGGGACGCCGACGCGCTGGCCCGGGCCGTCGACGCGACCACCGTCGCCGTCCTGCTCGAGCCGGTGCAGGGCGAGCAGGGCGTCGTCGTCCCGCCCGACGACTACCTGCCCGCCGTGCGGCGGGTGTGCGACGACGCGGGCGTGCTGCTGGTCGCCGACGAGATCCAGTCCGGCCTCGGCCGCGCCGGCTCGACGCTCGCGTGCGAGCGGTGGGACGTGCGCCCGGACCTCGTCACGCTCGGCAAGGCCCTGGGCGGGGGCCTGGTCCCCGTCTCGGCCGTCGTCGGCCGCGCCGACGTCCTCGAGGTGCTGACCGCCGGCACGCACGGCTCGACGTTCGGCGGCAACCCGCTCGCGTGCGCGGTCGGGATCGCCGTCGTCGACCTGCTCGCCCCGGGGACGTTGCAGGCCCGCGCCCGCACCCTCGGCGAGCACCTCGGCGACCGGCTCGCGGCCCTGGTGGACGACGGGCTCCTGCACGGGCTGCGGACGATCGGCCTGTGGGCGGGCGTCGACGTGGCGCCCGGGCTGCCCGGCGGCCCCGCCTCCGGGCGCGAGCTGTGCGAGCGCCTGCTCGGGCGCGGGGTCCTCGCCAAGGACACGCACGGGGCGACCGTGCGCCTGGCTCCCCCGCTCACGGTGGACGCGGACGACCTCGACCGGGCGGTCGACGCGCTGACGGAGGCGCTCACCGCGCCGTGA
- a CDS encoding Lrp/AsnC family transcriptional regulator codes for MHADRLDDLDTAILRALAHDARATYAQLGAQVALSAPAVKRRVDRLRERGVIRGFTVRLDPAALGWHTEAFVELFCHGRTSPATMRAAVEDYPEVVAASTVTGDVDLVVQVRARDMRHLEQVVERLAAEPFVSRTRSTVVLSALVRRPDVPPAGGDA; via the coding sequence GTGCACGCCGACCGCCTCGACGACCTCGACACCGCGATCCTGCGCGCGCTCGCGCACGACGCGCGCGCCACGTACGCACAGCTCGGGGCGCAGGTCGCCCTCTCGGCCCCCGCGGTCAAGCGCCGGGTGGACCGTCTGCGCGAGCGCGGCGTCATCCGCGGCTTCACCGTGCGGCTGGACCCGGCGGCGCTCGGCTGGCACACCGAGGCGTTCGTCGAGCTGTTCTGCCACGGCCGCACGAGCCCGGCCACGATGCGGGCCGCGGTCGAGGACTACCCGGAGGTGGTCGCCGCGAGCACGGTCACCGGCGACGTGGACCTGGTGGTCCAGGTGCGGGCGCGGGACATGCGCCACCTCGAGCAGGTCGTCGAGCGGCTCGCGGCGGAGCCGTTCGTGTCCCGCACGCGCTCGACCGTCGTGCTCTCGGCGCTCGTCCGCCGGCCGGACGTCCCGCCGGCGGGCGGCGACGCCTGA
- a CDS encoding universal stress protein, with amino-acid sequence MTREHGILVGVDGSAASLHALDWATQEARVRGRGLHLVVAYALPSFTAASLDGGYAALDDDTIRAGAQSVLEEAMLQVERAGVPAEGRVVTGDAAAVLVETSRTSDLAVVGTRGRGGFADRLLGTVSSALPAHARCPTVVVPLRDAEGHPVDGDPPAVRPVRRIVVGVDGSPPAEAALRLAIREAQVWDAELFAVSGVPVGAMTGMLAWLPSAVDHEQVLRDVAEGLDVVVDRALAGHEGVQVKRHVLDGTGAELLTEFSAATDLIVVGSRGRGGFAGLLLGSTSQAVLHHARCPVMVVTSRCAEDLTR; translated from the coding sequence ATGACGCGTGAGCACGGGATCCTCGTCGGGGTCGACGGGTCGGCGGCCAGCCTGCACGCCCTCGACTGGGCGACGCAGGAGGCACGGGTCCGCGGACGCGGGCTGCACCTCGTGGTCGCCTACGCGCTCCCGTCGTTCACGGCCGCGAGCCTCGACGGCGGCTACGCGGCCCTCGACGACGACACGATCCGGGCCGGCGCCCAGTCCGTGCTCGAGGAGGCCATGCTCCAGGTCGAGCGCGCCGGGGTGCCCGCCGAGGGGCGGGTCGTCACGGGCGACGCCGCGGCCGTCCTGGTCGAGACGTCCCGCACGTCCGACCTCGCCGTCGTCGGCACGCGGGGCCGTGGCGGTTTCGCCGACCGCCTGCTCGGCACGGTGTCGTCGGCGCTGCCCGCGCACGCGCGGTGCCCCACGGTCGTCGTGCCGCTGCGCGACGCCGAGGGGCACCCCGTGGACGGCGACCCGCCGGCGGTGCGCCCGGTCCGGCGCATCGTCGTGGGGGTCGACGGGTCGCCGCCGGCCGAGGCGGCGCTGCGGCTGGCCATCCGCGAGGCGCAGGTGTGGGACGCCGAGCTGTTCGCCGTCTCGGGCGTCCCGGTCGGGGCGATGACGGGCATGCTGGCGTGGCTGCCGTCGGCGGTCGACCACGAGCAGGTGCTGCGCGACGTCGCCGAGGGCCTGGACGTCGTCGTCGACCGCGCGCTCGCCGGCCACGAGGGCGTCCAGGTCAAGCGGCACGTGCTCGACGGCACGGGTGCGGAGCTGCTCACGGAGTTCTCCGCCGCGACGGACCTCATCGTCGTCGGCTCGCGCGGGCGGGGCGGGTTCGCCGGACTGCTGCTCGGCTCGACGAGCCAGGCGGTCCTGCACCACGCGCGGTGCCCCGTCATGGTGGTCACGTCGCGGTGCGCGGAGGACCTGACGCGCTGA
- a CDS encoding HNH endonuclease, which yields MLTTVPAQGPAGPAPAPVPTRTLLLNASGEPLCVVTMHRAVVLVMTGKATVLESDGRVLHSAREQMPLPVVLVLRRYVHVPSRRPVPPTRRTVLQRDDHRCAYCGGGADTVDHVHPRSRGGRHEWTNVVAACARCNHRKADRTLSELGWELPFRPRAPRWSVTVGGAAARTEPAWSPYLVA from the coding sequence GTGCTGACGACCGTCCCCGCGCAGGGCCCCGCCGGTCCTGCCCCCGCGCCCGTGCCGACCCGCACGCTGCTCCTCAACGCCAGCGGTGAGCCCCTCTGCGTCGTCACGATGCACCGCGCCGTCGTCCTGGTGATGACGGGCAAGGCGACCGTCCTCGAGTCCGACGGACGGGTGCTGCACTCCGCCCGCGAGCAGATGCCGCTGCCCGTGGTGCTGGTGCTCCGCCGCTACGTGCACGTGCCCTCGCGCCGGCCCGTGCCGCCGACGCGCCGCACCGTGCTGCAGCGCGACGACCACCGCTGCGCGTACTGCGGGGGCGGTGCCGACACGGTCGACCACGTGCACCCGCGCTCGCGGGGCGGTCGCCACGAGTGGACCAACGTCGTCGCGGCGTGCGCCCGGTGCAACCACCGCAAGGCCGACCGGACGCTCTCGGAGCTCGGCTGGGAGCTGCCCTTTCGGCCCCGCGCACCCCGGTGGTCCGTCACGGTGGGCGGCGCCGCGGCGCGCACCGAGCCGGCCTGGTCGCCCTACCTGGTGGCGTGA